GCGAGCGCGCGCAGCGGGGTGGACTGCGCGATCGCGCGCGCCGCATGCGCGGGAATCGTCGCGATCGCATCGGAGCCGGCGAGCAGGTACGGCAATGCGGCGAAATGCGTGGTCGACGCCGCGACGCGCCGCTTGTGACCGAGCGTGGCCAGCGCCTCGTCGACGATTCCGATCACGCCGCCCGACGATACGAGCAGGTGGTCGCGCCGCAGGAAATCGGCGAGCGTCAGCGTGCGCGGCGGCCGCTCGCGGGCGGCCGGGTCGATCAGGCACGCATAGCCGCCCGTCGCGACCGCGCGTCGGCTGAGCCCGTTCGCCGAGAAACCGCCGGATGCGATGGCAAGGTCGACGCCATGGCGCAGCAGCGCGTCGCCGGCGATGCCGCTGTGCGTCTGGCGGAAGATCAGCCGGATGCCGGCGGCTTCCCGCGCGACGGCGTCGATCAGCGCGCGGCCGAGCGCGATCTCGAAGTCGTCCGACAGCCCGATCGAGATCGTGCGGCCGATGCGGTCGCCGCCGTCGGCCGCGATCGCGAGGCTTTCGCGGCAACGGTCGAGCGCGTCGGACAGGATCGGCTTCAGTTCGTCCGCGCGCGGCGTCGGCGCGAGCCCGCGGCCGGTGCGCACGAACAGCGGATCGGCATAGATCACGCGCAGCCGCGCGAGCGCCGCGCTCACCGCCGACTGCGTGAGGCCGAGCCGCAGCGCCGCGCGACTCGCGCCGCCTTCCTCGTACAGCGCCTCGAACACCTTCAGCAGGTTCAGGTCGAGGCCGGCGATATCATCCACATTC
This region of Burkholderia contaminans genomic DNA includes:
- a CDS encoding LysR family transcriptional regulator codes for the protein MNVDDIAGLDLNLLKVFEALYEEGGASRAALRLGLTQSAVSAALARLRVIYADPLFVRTGRGLAPTPRADELKPILSDALDRCRESLAIAADGGDRIGRTISIGLSDDFEIALGRALIDAVAREAAGIRLIFRQTHSGIAGDALLRHGVDLAIASGGFSANGLSRRAVATGGYACLIDPAARERPPRTLTLADFLRRDHLLVSSGGVIGIVDEALATLGHKRRVAASTTHFAALPYLLAGSDAIATIPAHAARAIAQSTPLRALACPVDLPHYPVEIGWRTSTQRDPAIVRVRDTISACVAHLVAP